A window of Xyrauchen texanus isolate HMW12.3.18 chromosome 10, RBS_HiC_50CHRs, whole genome shotgun sequence contains these coding sequences:
- the LOC127650642 gene encoding uncharacterized protein LOC127650642 gives MVQTKRAAIQDTYGCIKWEVKFLPLGETTQSQQDKKDELKNLFLQQTEDLEMVRSIMKATYFTQRKEVNEGRAIKEMREDWPWWFMETGMTTHFQELTGIHLKEDFLKNVDQKGKRLLNYMKTIAANKNKKLCQATAKLEFIRGEHTGSSADVIEMVLLLLAYFDEKEEVMFCYVDETCLAEDVEFAEVALTPTIVVCGQSSFSARRMMLSIDQVIVNDQMTTFIQSLCMMFGSYYSYNIHYPSKLASTLEFLQRCFFSINPDKGSKVEKTSTAHMQVNPRVLTLIQDLADYEWRDV, from the exons ATGGTACAGACAAAAAGAGCTGCAATTCAAGATACGTACGGATGTATAAAATGGGAAGTGAAGTTCTTGCCTCTCGGGGAAACAACACAGAGCCAACAAGACAAAAAAGATGAGCTGAAAAATCTGTTTCTGCAACAAACTGAGGACCTGGAAATGGTGAGATCAATCATGAAAGCGACATATTTCACTCAACGAAAAGAAGTAAATGAAGGACGAGCAATTAAAGAAATGAGAGAAGACTGGCCATGGTGGTTTATGGAAACTGGAATGACCACACACTTTCAGGAACTGACAGGAATACACCTGAAAGAAGATTTTCTGAAGAATGTTGACCAGAAGGGGAAAAGGCTCCTAAACTATATGAAAACAATAGCCGCCAACAAGAACAAAAAGCTGTGCCAAGCCACGGCCAAGCTTGAATTCATCAGGGGAGAACACACAGGGTCTTCTGCAGATGTCATCGAGATGGTCTTGCTTCTCCTGGCCTACTTTGATGAGAAGGAGGAGGTCATGTTTTGCTACGTAGATGAAACCTGTCTGGCCGAAGACGTGGAATTCGCAGAAGTTGCCTTAACTCCCACGATAGTTGTATGTG GACAGTCCAGTTTTTCTGCCAGAAGAATGATGCTTAGTATTGACCAAGTTATTGTAAATGACCAAATGACAACCTTCATCCAGTCATTATGCATGATGTTTGGAAGTTATTACTCCTATAACATTCATTACCCATCAAAGCTCGCATCCACCCTGGAGTTTCTTCAGAG ATGTTTCTTCTCCATTAACCCTGATAAGGGATCAAAAGTGGAGAAGACCAGTACAGCCCACATGCAGGTCAACCCTCGCGTACTCACTCTGATCCAAGACCTGGCAGACTACGAGTGGCGGGACGTTTAA